The region TAGTTGATTTCATcgaataaattaatatttcttaCTACTGGCAATGCCGACCCGCTAAGATAAAGCTTTTATCTGAAAAGCTCTTTGTGTCCAAACAAAATGCTGAATGTCGTGATACTAACCCAAAGTAATAATGATCAAGTTCCTAAATTCCATATTCAACCCATAAACCAACGCCCCAAGATCACCTTGAAGACGAACTTAGCTAATTCCCAATTCCCAACTATTATTTAAgcttttctaaaaaaaagggaTTTTGTACGTCCGAAGAAGCACCATCACAGTCAGTTATCCCAGCCCTAAGCATAAGTTTAAAAACCTTATTACAAAATGTATACTTTAGAAATtaatacaatatattttgaagCATGTAGATCGTTTTAAAGATGGGCACCCAACATAGAACTTTTAAAGAATTCAACGGACtgataaagaaatactttacTGCAAATACCCCGACAATGATAAGAAGGTATGACAGCAAAATCATACCGCTTATAAATCTCCGATATAACGAAAGTTGGACAGAACCAAAAGCATTCtaccaaaataataaaatgcgAATAAAGTTCACTGTTTTCCGCTGTGTGAACACCAATGTAGCTTTGCTTAAACCGTTCATGTGACAGTGAACTTGACTTTTTCGAACCAAATAAAGCCACTGGCATTTGTCAATAAAAAACTGTCCACGGTGCCGAAAgataacatatttatttatcccTTAAAAGTCAAAGTCGTCCGATGCCGTATAGTGCTCTTCACTTTCGGTTACCACCATGCCGGCTTCGGCAGATGGGACATCGTCACACAATGCGTAGCGTAGACTTACGGCAATTATATAAAGGCTGAAAACCATTTGTTTAGTATTGTGAAAGAACTAATTTAACCGTTGAACCCACCTGATCAAAAAGATAACTTTCAGTATTGCATCCATTTCGACTGACGAGCTGCGAGTCCCAAATATAACTGATAAGTAGATGCACGATCAGAAATAGGAGAACCATGTCTGCTAGCCGACATGGATTACACTAACTATTAGCACTTGGCAGCTGATTCACAGCTGAAGGCACAATCGGCGGCGTTAACTCGACCAGATCAAACAAATTTTGATTACATTGCTTGACATTcacttagaaaaaaaattatacaattataaGAGCTAATCACCGCAACGAACCAAACGCGAAGAATAAAGGCTCCAATTAGCAGGGAATTAGTCACGCTGTATATGATCTCGCGGTTTGTATTGggtaaattttcgcatcaacgCATATGCGATAATTTGTGGCCATTTCGTCAGTCTGATAACTCACATGAGGGCCAGACTAAAATTTGTGACGCCGACTTATTATTCCGGTGGAAGTTTTATGAACGTGATAGGAAAATGCAGCCACATGTTGAGTTTGCTGATTTCGTTAGGGCTCGGCTATAACACTTACTGCTGTATAAGATCCCAGTTGGTACAGGCCAGCGCCTTACTTGTATTCGGAATGTGGCTATAGTGTCTCAGGTTTGTCAAAAACACCAAGTACtttctcattttaattttgtgaacACTATTTCAAAGCACTTTTCAAATAGTTTACTTCTTTGTTTTAAAAGACAaaggaattattttttataaaatatggaTTTATTCATCGTTAAATTTCATAGATTACTTTGCATCACAAGGCTTTGAAGCTTTTCgacaataaatttgtatttccaACTCGGATACATAGAGAATTCTTAGGCAAACTAGTTTAGCCGGCTGACTTAAATCGTAATCTTCTTGTGGACATTCATAAACGACTTCatataaatagtttttgtttcTTCCTTTCATATTCTATAAACGATGTAAAACTTGGACAGGTTGTCTGTTTGTtcaaatataacattttaccAAAAACAACCTATGCATACAAAAgggtaaatatctaaaaagaCTTAGGCTAATAATATAAAGAAATTTGTTATGGTTAACTAGTTGTCTCGCTAAGATTTAGACTTATCGAAACACAAATGGAAATTTCCTTGTTGTAAATGTGCGTGCGTTGGGTAATGGAAGAAAAGAATGGAACTCTTAACTTAAGTTTGTGCTGAGGTCTTAAAACAATCTCGAACTTTAGTTGTATAAAATACAGTTGATATTAGTTGGCCTTTTAAAGTTATCAGCGAGTCTTAAAGGAACGTTAAATATAAGTTCATGCTCAGATTCCTAGGCTGTCTTGTTTAGTTTGGTTTAGTTGGTTTGGTAGTTTCTCAAAGAAGGTACTTCAGTTGCGACTTGGCTCAAACTTATGGGTTATGAGTCATAACTATATACAAACAGCCTGCTTAAACTACAGATTCGATCCGACAAGATATAGACAGAAACGGATCAACTTTAACGCACGTATAATTCTTCTCGTTAACAAACTTAACAGCAGTAAACTCTCTTGATTTCGGGACTAAAGCTACGCTTTGCATTGTTTCGAACAGAGGCTTAAACGTAAAGCTTTCAGAATCTTAATGGTTAGGGTGGGCTCGCTTTAAATGGgtttcaaaaatattgaacACTACGTGGTCAAATTTACCactttttaacataaaacggTGGTCTTTTATCGGGGATATGGTCTTTTCATTGCAGAAAAAACTAAGATTCGCTTGTAGAAAATATCTTAGAATGAAAGAAGTATTTCCTgtgtttcttaaaatattcaaatattcaaGCCCATtattcttggtctccgaatGTGACCCACC is a window of Drosophila biarmipes strain raj3 chromosome 3R, RU_DBia_V1.1, whole genome shotgun sequence DNA encoding:
- the LOC108027247 gene encoding uncharacterized protein LOC108027247, translated to MDAILKVIFLISLYIIAVSLRYALCDDVPSAEAGMVVTESEEHYTASDDFDF